The DNA window AGTGATGCCAAAAGCTGTAAATCTTGATGATGATAATGATGGTGTTTTAAATGATGTTGATAAATGCCCTAATACTCCGGTGGGTGTTGTAGTTGACGAGACAGGCTGCGAGAAAGTTATCGTGCTTAGAGATTTAGGTGTAAATTTTGCATTTGATAGCTATAAAATAACACCAAAATATCTTGAGGAGATTAAAAAAGTTGCCGAGTTTATGAGTGAAAATCCAAACTACCGTGTAGTTTTAGAAGGCCATACTGATAGTACTGGTGCTGAGGCTTACAACTTAAAATTATCAGAAAAGAGAGCAAATGCTGTTGCTAAAGCCCTTGAGAATCTTGGTGTAAGCTCAAATAAGATCACAACCGTAGCTTACGGTGAGACTAAACCTGTGGCTGATAATAAAACAAAAGAGGGACGCGCTGAAAATAGACGCGTTGAAGCTAAATTTAATAAATAATTTAGGCTGTAAAAAACTACATTATTTAGGCTTTATCGCTATATAGCGGTAGAGCCTAATTTTTTATCTACTTTTTAATTAAAGAAAACAAATGAAAAAAACGATACTTTTTGATTTGGATGGCACACTTATAGACTCTACTTCCGCTATTTTAACAGGGTTTGATACTGCATTTAAAGTTCATAATAATCAAAAACCAGACCAGGATGCAGTAAAATCTCTTGTTGGACATCCTCTTGATGTTATGTTTGGCGGTCTTGGAGTGGATAAAGATTTGATTCAAAATTATATCGATGCTTATAAGGCTTGCTATAAACAAATTTATCTAGACCAAACAACCCTCTTAGATTTTGCTAAAGAGGCTGTAGAGCTTGCTAGCAAAATTGCTGACGTAGGAGTTGTTACTACAAAAACTTCTAAATTTTCTGTAAATTTACTTGAGTATTTGGGTATTAAAGAGTTTATTAAAACAGTAGTTGGCAGAGATGATGTAGTGCACCCCAAACCAAACCCTGAGCCTATTAATTTAGCTCTTAAAAATCTAGGTAAAGATAATGAGCAAAATAAAAAGTTTGCGTTTATGATAGGCGATACATGTATGGATATGATGGCAGCAAAATCAGCTGGTATAGAGGGTTTGGCTCTTTTGTGCGGTTATCAGGATTTGCAAAATTTGAAAAAATGCTCAAGCCATATCTTTGAAAATCCGCTTCGGGCAGTTGAGTTTATAGCAAAACTATAGAA is part of the Campylobacter sp. RM16189 genome and encodes:
- a CDS encoding HAD family hydrolase, with the protein product MKKTILFDLDGTLIDSTSAILTGFDTAFKVHNNQKPDQDAVKSLVGHPLDVMFGGLGVDKDLIQNYIDAYKACYKQIYLDQTTLLDFAKEAVELASKIADVGVVTTKTSKFSVNLLEYLGIKEFIKTVVGRDDVVHPKPNPEPINLALKNLGKDNEQNKKFAFMIGDTCMDMMAAKSAGIEGLALLCGYQDLQNLKKCSSHIFENPLRAVEFIAKL